tgtgtgaaatttTATGTCATGTTCTCAGAAAAGTTGAAAACTTTGGCCCCAAATTTGTTTAGTCATCGTCTTTCTCTTAGCCTCATCTTCTTCCCCGAAATTCCTGTGTTCACCTGCCAATAAAGGATTGTCATTTTCGCCGATGTTCATCTGGTACCAAGTCTCACGTATGGAAGGGAGGCTCGGGTTCAAAACCCAATTGAAAACAAACCTATAAATGATAATAAAGGATTGTCATTTTTGTTTTGATCTAAGAAACTCTTCAGATGTTTTTGTTCGTACTTACGTAGCATGTATTGGAATTTGGGCACCTCATTTTAATCTCCCTTCCAGAGAAGATTATTTAATTTGGGAAGAACAATCTTTCTTtgaatacatttattcttccaGTTGCACTATAACTATTTAATATATCTTTGACTGGTATGCGTTGATAAGgattaaattttcattttatattttcaattagATGAAACAAATTTACGAAAACATAATTGAAATTTGATTTGCCAAAAGATTCGGCTATGAAGTTGTCGGGAATTGAACATGTGCTGttagaaaatttatttaattattgaagtGATTCAACACTGCTCCACATGAAGCCTGGTATTtttgtttataatatttttaatgaaatgcTTTAGCATTGTTACAAATGAAGCAGTATCCTTTGGGTCAACGTACGTGTTAAGATGTCACAAGTCGGTTggatagagtttttaaaagttgtATATATGGATTTAGATAATTTTCTTCTCTAAGTTAGCTTTTCGAGTTGATAGATAAAAGTCTCAATCTTAATATGATATTGGAGCACAGCTCTCACAGGTTATGTGTTGGATTGTCTATAATTGGAGTGACTTGCCTATAATTAGATCACCCGTTATTGTCTTCACGTTCCAGTTGTTCATTCCTGAGCATAAGAGGATGCATTAAGATGTCTCATATCGGCTGAATAAAGTTCATGAGAGTTGCAtatatgaatttgaatcttcATCTCCTTGAGATAGCTTTTGTGGTTGAGTTATATTCAAGTCTCAATCTTAAGAGTATCGGGTTGTGTATTTTATATAAACCCTTGTCTAAGATTAAAATTATCAGAtcatttttttccattttttgtaCGCATATTAATCAATCATTTGGATATTTTAATCTGGTGTGGAATTGAAGTATTTGCTGAAGACCAGTGTCTATCCATGTGAACCGGAGTCGCTCAAAGAGACGACGAGGACAATCACGGCCATTTTGGGCACATCACCGGATGCAAAAACCATTGAACTCGGATAGTTATatatagaatatatatatatgttggagTGCACGATACCGCTGCCCTTCAAAAATCTTTGTTTTTACAGAAATGATCCATCGACACTTTCTTTATTTATGAAATGGCTTTGGTGCATAGGGTGCCTGAAGTGATTACATTGCCCATAGGGTGCCTGAAGTGATTATCTTGAGTGGCTCAAAAACAGCACAAGGGACAGCGATGAACAGTCTTGAGAGTATACTTAAAACACAAATCTCTCGAGCAACACACATGTTTTAACATAGGGGTTAATCTGCACATACTTTGAATGATGCTTGAATTGTATAGTCCACGCTTCTACTTTGATACATGAGCTTGTTTTAGTAGAACAAATGGACTATATTTCTTCATAACAAAGGAAAATGTGTGTTTGGGCATGGCAAGAACTCATTTTGAATGCAATCAATGAATGTTACGAATTATTTAAACTGGATGTAATTAAAACTAAGTTTGTAAGATTTTGTAGTTTAAATAAGTACTCTCAGAAACCATATAATTAAGACCTATAAAGAATTCCCGCAAGAAAAAAGAAATAAGGCATAGCACTGTCTTCCCTCGCAGGTTCTTGCCTTTTTCTTAGTACAGTTCTGCAGCAGGTAACCTCAAAAACATTTCATGCCTTTGTGTAAACTACACCTTTTTCTTCCAGAAACAGGTTGTCTCGTACAAATCTGTCCATCTTCGATTTTTACTCCACATACATCCCTGCCGCTACATAAAGAATTTTGTTCCACTTCTCCTACAAACTTTGGTGTTGATCGAGAAACTCTTCTTCCTTTATGCACCATACATCTTTTATTTCTGTGGGTAGGCGGCCTCTTACAAGGCGATCCATCATCCAAGATAACACCACAAGTGGTAGGTAAATGGTTGTTATTGTTGATGTGAAGCTCGAAAGAATAAGGTTGATTGATAACTCCGTGGGTCAAACCATGATTTTGATAGCCATCGGAGGAATCCTTCCTCTCTATGTTCAACTTTGAAGTAAAGCCATTAACTTTCATACCTTTGTGCTCAGGACAACGTTTTCTTCCCTCAACTCTTGGCTCGGTACAAACAGATCCATTGCCTATAGCAACGCCACATACATTGCTAGAACTGTATGAAGACGACACTAGTATTGGCTGGGACCtcctaattttaaaaattttagaaaatattctGTTGTTATATATATCAGTGCATAAATCGTCTCTGTTCTCCACGAAAAATGGTtcagaattttttatttcaatccCTACTCTCTTGCGATTGAAAAGTCTTATCTTCTTGGAGAGAAGAGAAAACAGAGATTCTCTTGTGTAGAGGTCAAGTTTCTTTAGTATATCATCAGTCCGACGAGCACCATTGCTTCCTCTGTTCCATGCATAATCAAATTTTTCAAGGAGCAGTGCTTCAGTTATCTCGGCATCCTTCTTATTCTTCATCTATTGAAAGAAATTCAGGCACAAAAAACTGAAATAATGGCTACAAGTGCGTGGATAAAGGACATAGTGATGGAGTCCTAATGTTGTAACAAACATATATGAGTGCCATAGAGTAGACCTTACAAGTGATAATATGATAACACAGAGTAGTGAACTTAGGTAATAAATAAAAGAGCAAGACCGCTTTAGTAAACACACAAATTTTTTGTCAATTTTTGGGGAAGAGGAAGAGACATTTCGATTTCGACAAGCTGAATAACTCAGAAGAAAGTGATACGCTCAATTACACTcatcaaaccaagaaaaacttaCCGGAGCCCATCTATAAACAATCTGGAAGCCTTTCGAGAATATCTCGGTGAATAAACCAGGGCCTCTATCGGAACAAATGCTTTGATAAATGCCGACTGCCTCACCATTTGAACATCGATTCCCCAAATGTGCACCTTCACGACCATACTGCTGAAGTCTATTCCGAACATTGTCAGCTTGTCCAAGATAAACAGGAACCACAGCACTCGAGTCAAGTTTGCGCTCATCTCTCCCCAGTCGTGGGCGAGATATACCTACGCCCAGTTCGTAAACTCCGGGACAAGAAGTGCAATTGGGGAGGTTATGTATCCTGTACCTTACTGCCCCTTCTTTTCCCAATGAATAGGTCTTTCCAATCAGAGGCTCCAATTAGAATCTAGCAGATATCACGTAGAACAATAATATAGTGGAGATTCCGCATAGAAAATTCAGCATTATTCACTCCCTTATTCAACTACCCATTTTGAATCTTCATTCGTTAGGAATTTGCTAAGGGGCCATTTGACTATTCTCTGAACTTCAAATCCCAAGTAACTCCTATTTGAGTTTTAAATTAAGCTCGTAAGGATATGAAAACTTGTTAATCTCAAGGAATtgacattcaattttctttaatCAAGAACAGGATTCGGTGCCTCGTACGAGCTAACCCGTGATTTTAAAAAGTAAGACTTCTTCCTATTCTAAGATCTGAGTGAGTTGCTAACCTTCCACTGAGAGAAAGTTGAGTCATGTTTAACGGAGCTGGCTTCTTCTCTCTTCAGCCTCCCCCCGGCGGCGGAGGTGGCTGTGATGGCGGTCGGAGCTCCCATTGACCACTCAACCGTATTGCATGATTCAAATTCGGACTGTTacttgcagctcactccgaagtGAAGTGCTTTACccacaaaattaattaaatcgtAAAACCAAATTATTTTTGATGGGTTATCACTTGTATCGGGCCTTTTTGGGAGGAATGGGCATAATCTTGGACTGGGCCCATGAGCTTTATCGATTAACCTACGATTCCATCTTTTGAACAGAACCCAAGAATTAATaccattattattatatttttgagCCCAAGTTAAAATTTGTATGGTAGAGATATCGTTTTAtttattaatgaaaaatacatcaagacccttattattaataaataaatcagtGTTCGAGTTGGCGGAGGGAGGTGAACATTTGTTCAATGATCAGGACTTCAATTCATGCTACCAACATCTTCTCGAGCGAGATTGTCATACATGAATTGTCTAATGTGGTTTATTTGAATAACGTGGTTTGTAGGTTATGGTTATTGCACTAATTTGAGTTTTAATTAGTGT
The sequence above is a segment of the Primulina tabacum isolate GXHZ01 chromosome 6, ASM2559414v2, whole genome shotgun sequence genome. Coding sequences within it:
- the LOC142548421 gene encoding LOW QUALITY PROTEIN: protein EFFECTOR OF TRANSCRIPTION 2-like (The sequence of the model RefSeq protein was modified relative to this genomic sequence to represent the inferred CDS: deleted 1 base in 1 codon), with the translated sequence MGAPTAITATSAAGGRLKREEASSVKHDSTFSQWKILIGASDWKDLSLGKEGAVRYRIHNLPNCTSCPGVYELGVGISRPRLGRDERKLDSSAVVPVYLGQADNVRNRLQQYGREGAHLGNRCSNGEAVGIYQSICSDRGPGLFTEIFSKGFQIVYRWAPMKNKKDAEITEALLLEKFDYAWNRGSNGARRTDDILKKLDLYTRESLFSLLSKKIRLFNRKRVGIEIKNSEPFFVENRDDLCTDIYNNRIFSKIFKIRRSQPILVSSSYSSSNVCGVAIGNGSVCTEPRVEGRKRCPEHKGMKVNGFTSKLNIERKDSSDGYQNHGLTHGVINQPYSFELHINNNNHLPTTCGVILDDGSPCKRPPTHRNKRCMVHKGRRVSRSTPKFVGEVEQNSLCSGRDVCGVKIEDGQICTRQPVSGRKRCSLHKGMKCF